One Pseudomonas sp. AN-1 genomic region harbors:
- a CDS encoding nitrite/sulfite reductase, protein MYVYDEYDQRIIEERVAQFRGQTERYLAGELGEEEFRPLRLQNGLYVQRHAPMLRVCVPYGLLSAPQLRMLAKLARDYDKGYAHISTRQNVQYNWPKLEDVPDMLAELASVQMHAIQTSGNCIRNVTTDQFAGVAADEVIDPRPWCEIIRQWATFHPEFAHLPRKFKIAVNGSAADRAAIEVHDIGLEPVHNEAGELGFRVLVGGGLGRTPIVGSFINEFLPWQHLLTYLEAILRVYNRYGRRDNKYKARIKILVKALTPEVFAERVAAEWAHLKDGPATLTREELDRVAAHFVDPAYQAQADQSAALAALDAEHPGFARWRSRNVVAHKKPGYAAVTLSLKPTGIAPGDVTDKQLDAIADLAERYSFGEARTSHEQNIILADVEQSKLFALWNELRELGLATPNIGLLTDIICCPGGDFCSLANAKSIPIAEAIQRRFDDLDYLFDLGEIDLNISGCMNACGHHHIGNIGILGVDKKGEEFYQVSMGGEAGRNASLGQILGPSFAQDDMADVIEKIINVYVEQRHEDERFIETFRRIGIDPFKERVYAKNH, encoded by the coding sequence ATGTACGTATACGACGAATACGATCAGAGGATCATCGAGGAGCGCGTCGCGCAGTTCCGCGGCCAGACCGAACGCTACCTGGCCGGCGAACTGGGCGAGGAGGAATTCCGCCCGCTGCGCCTGCAGAACGGCCTGTATGTGCAGCGCCACGCGCCCATGCTGCGCGTCTGCGTGCCCTACGGCCTGCTCTCCGCGCCGCAGCTGCGCATGCTGGCCAAGCTGGCCCGCGACTACGACAAGGGCTACGCGCACATCAGCACCCGCCAGAACGTGCAGTACAACTGGCCGAAGCTGGAAGACGTGCCGGACATGCTCGCCGAACTGGCCAGCGTGCAGATGCACGCCATCCAGACCAGCGGCAACTGCATCCGCAACGTCACCACCGACCAGTTCGCCGGCGTCGCCGCCGACGAGGTGATCGACCCGCGTCCGTGGTGCGAGATCATCCGCCAGTGGGCCACCTTCCACCCGGAATTCGCCCACCTGCCGCGCAAGTTCAAGATCGCGGTGAACGGCTCGGCCGCCGACCGTGCCGCCATCGAGGTGCACGACATCGGCCTGGAGCCGGTGCACAACGAGGCCGGCGAACTGGGCTTCCGCGTGCTGGTCGGCGGCGGCCTCGGCCGCACCCCGATCGTCGGCAGCTTCATCAACGAGTTCCTGCCCTGGCAGCACCTGCTGACCTACCTGGAAGCCATCCTGCGCGTGTACAACCGTTACGGTCGCCGTGACAACAAGTACAAGGCGCGCATCAAGATCCTGGTCAAGGCACTGACCCCGGAAGTGTTCGCCGAGCGCGTCGCCGCCGAGTGGGCGCACCTCAAGGACGGCCCGGCCACCCTCACCCGGGAAGAGCTGGACCGCGTCGCAGCGCACTTCGTCGACCCGGCCTACCAGGCCCAGGCAGACCAGAGCGCCGCCCTCGCCGCCCTGGACGCCGAGCACCCGGGCTTCGCCCGCTGGCGTTCGCGCAACGTGGTCGCCCACAAGAAGCCGGGCTACGCCGCCGTCACCCTGTCGCTCAAGCCGACCGGCATCGCCCCCGGCGACGTCACCGACAAGCAGCTCGACGCCATCGCCGACCTGGCCGAGCGCTACAGCTTCGGCGAGGCGCGCACCAGCCACGAGCAGAACATCATCCTCGCCGACGTCGAGCAGTCCAAGCTGTTCGCCCTGTGGAACGAGCTGCGCGAGCTGGGTCTGGCCACCCCGAACATCGGCCTCTTGACCGACATCATCTGCTGCCCCGGCGGCGACTTCTGCTCGCTGGCCAACGCCAAGTCGATCCCGATCGCCGAGGCCATCCAGCGCCGCTTCGACGACCTCGACTACCTGTTCGACCTCGGCGAGATCGACCTGAACATCTCCGGCTGCATGAACGCCTGCGGTCACCACCACATCGGCAACATCGGCATCCTCGGCGTCGACAAGAAGGGCGAGGAGTTCTACCAGGTGTCGATGGGTGGCGAAGCCGGGCGCAACGCCAGCCTCGGCCAGATCCTCGGCCCGTCCTTCGCCCAGGACGACATGGCCGACGTGATCGAGAAGATCATCAATGTCTACGTCGAGCAACGCCATGAAGACGAGCGCTTCATCGAGACCTTCCGCCGTATCGGCATCGATCCCTTCAAGGAACGCGTCTATGCAAAGAATCATTAA
- a CDS encoding SCP2 sterol-binding domain-containing protein: MSSVAKVIETMQARFNANAAAGLDLVFQFNIEDAENYYLSIKDGTCSLTEGNAESPNVALIMDSATLKGVLKGEISGMEAFMTGKLRTEGDMMLALKLGDLFPS, encoded by the coding sequence ATGAGCAGCGTCGCCAAAGTCATCGAAACCATGCAGGCCCGCTTCAATGCCAACGCCGCCGCCGGCCTCGACCTGGTGTTCCAGTTCAACATCGAGGATGCGGAGAACTACTACCTGAGCATCAAGGACGGCACCTGCAGCCTCACCGAAGGCAACGCCGAGTCGCCCAACGTCGCCCTGATCATGGACAGCGCCACCCTCAAGGGCGTGCTCAAGGGCGAGATCAGCGGCATGGAGGCGTTCATGACCGGCAAGCTGCGCACCGAGGGCGACATGATGCTGGCCCTCAAGCTGGGCGACCTGTTCCCGTCCTGA
- a CDS encoding MBL fold metallo-hydrolase, translated as MNARIEAFFDPATFTYSYVVSDPESRQCALIDPVLDYDPAAGRTSHHSADRLIAYVREHGLSVQWILETHVHADHMSAGHYLKEQLGGQLGIGDRIPVIQQTFGKLFNAEAEFATDGRQFDHLFADGEEFQVGNVQARAIHTPGHTPACMTYLIGDAAFVGDTLFMPDYGTARCDFPGGDARALYHSIHAKLFALPDATRVFMCHDYKAPGREEYLYETTIGAERAHNVHIHQGIGEEQFVAMRQARDATLGMPTLILPSVQINMRAGELPPAEANGSRYLKIPLDVL; from the coding sequence ATGAATGCCCGCATCGAAGCCTTCTTCGACCCCGCCACCTTCACCTACAGCTACGTGGTGAGCGATCCCGAGAGCCGCCAGTGCGCACTGATCGACCCCGTGCTGGACTACGACCCCGCCGCCGGGCGCACCTCGCACCACAGCGCCGACCGCCTGATCGCCTACGTGCGCGAGCATGGCCTCAGCGTGCAGTGGATCCTCGAAACCCACGTGCACGCCGACCACATGAGCGCCGGCCACTACCTCAAGGAACAGCTCGGCGGCCAGCTCGGCATCGGCGACCGCATCCCGGTGATCCAGCAGACCTTCGGCAAGCTGTTCAACGCCGAAGCGGAGTTCGCCACCGACGGCCGCCAGTTCGACCACCTGTTCGCCGACGGCGAAGAGTTCCAGGTCGGCAACGTCCAGGCCCGCGCCATCCACACCCCCGGGCACACCCCGGCCTGCATGACCTACCTGATCGGCGACGCCGCCTTCGTCGGCGACACCCTGTTCATGCCCGACTACGGCACCGCGCGCTGCGACTTCCCCGGCGGCGACGCGCGCGCCCTGTACCACTCGATCCACGCCAAGCTGTTCGCCCTGCCGGACGCCACCCGCGTGTTCATGTGCCACGACTACAAGGCGCCGGGCCGCGAGGAGTACCTGTACGAGACGACCATCGGCGCCGAACGTGCGCACAACGTGCATATCCACCAGGGCATCGGCGAGGAGCAGTTCGTCGCCATGCGCCAGGCCCGCGACGCCACCCTCGGCATGCCGACCCTGATCCTGCCCTCGGTGCAGATCAACATGCGCGCCGGCGAGCTGCCGCCCGCCGAGGCCAACGGCAGCCGCTACCTGAAGATCCCGCTCGACGTGCTGTGA
- the sohB gene encoding protease SohB yields MEFLVEYAGFLARTVTVLVAILVVLVTIAVLRSRDRRSGGHLDVHKLNDFYRALRERLQDSVLDKEQLKALRKAETKAEKAEKKAASHRPRVYVLDFDGDIKASAGEHLRHEVTALLSLATPQDEVVVRLESGGGMVHSYGLASSQLARIRQAGVPLTVCVDKVAASGGYMMACIGEKILAAPFAILGSIGVVAQLPNFHRLLKKHAIDFEVLTAGEYKRTLTVFGENTDKGREKFQEDLDITHELFKNFVARYRPQLAIDEVATGEVWLGQAALGKQLVDELMTSDEYLAERARHADLYQLRYHEKKSLQERVGLATGAVLDSVLLRWWSRLSQPRFWQ; encoded by the coding sequence GTGGAGTTTCTTGTCGAGTATGCCGGTTTCCTGGCCAGGACAGTGACCGTGCTGGTGGCCATCCTCGTCGTCCTGGTCACCATCGCCGTGCTGCGCAGCCGCGACCGCCGCTCCGGTGGACATCTGGACGTGCACAAGCTCAACGACTTCTACAGGGCCCTGCGCGAGCGCCTGCAGGATAGCGTGCTGGACAAGGAGCAGCTCAAGGCGCTGCGCAAGGCCGAGACCAAGGCGGAGAAGGCCGAGAAGAAGGCCGCCAGCCACCGGCCTCGGGTCTACGTGCTGGACTTCGATGGTGACATCAAGGCCTCGGCCGGCGAGCACCTGCGTCACGAGGTCACCGCGCTGCTCAGCCTGGCCACCCCGCAGGACGAGGTGGTGGTGCGCCTGGAGAGCGGCGGCGGCATGGTGCACAGCTACGGCCTTGCCTCCTCGCAGCTGGCGCGCATCCGTCAGGCCGGCGTGCCGCTGACCGTGTGCGTGGACAAGGTGGCCGCCAGCGGCGGCTACATGATGGCCTGCATCGGGGAGAAGATCCTCGCCGCGCCCTTCGCCATCCTCGGCTCGATCGGTGTGGTCGCCCAGTTGCCCAACTTCCACCGCCTGCTGAAGAAGCACGCCATCGATTTCGAGGTGCTCACCGCCGGCGAGTACAAGCGCACCCTGACCGTGTTCGGCGAGAACACCGACAAGGGCCGGGAGAAGTTCCAGGAAGACCTGGACATCACCCACGAGCTGTTCAAGAACTTCGTCGCCCGCTATCGCCCGCAACTGGCCATCGACGAGGTCGCCACCGGCGAGGTCTGGCTCGGCCAGGCGGCGCTGGGCAAGCAGCTGGTCGACGAACTGATGACCAGCGACGAATACCTGGCCGAGCGTGCCCGGCACGCCGACCTGTACCAGCTGCGCTACCACGAGAAGAAGAGCCTGCAGGAACGTGTCGGCCTGGCCACCGGTGCCGTGCTCGACAGCGTGCTGCTGCGCTGGTGGAGCCGGTTGTCGCAACCCCGTTTCTGGCAGTGA
- a CDS encoding YhdH/YhfP family quinone oxidoreductase, which translates to MTSFKALWVTESSPGVFDQAVVERRIEDLPPGEVLIRVRWSSLNYKDALSASGNRAVTREYPHTPGIDAAGEVVECSTGEFQPGEEVLVTGYDLGANHAGGLAQYVRVPAAWVLRRPEGLSLREAMLLGTAGLTAGLCIDKLQRMGLDAAAGPVLVTGACGGVGSVAVLLLTRLGYTVAASTGKLEQAEFLHRLGAQQIIDRTLLRDGTDKPLLKMRWAGAVDTVGGDILFNVVKSLQYGASVTCCGLTASAAMSRASVLPFILRGVNLLGVDSVELPLATKAAMWEKLAGPWRLDNLELVCHEIGLEELPDAVYRILAGRMVGRTLVRID; encoded by the coding sequence ATGACGAGTTTCAAGGCCCTTTGGGTGACCGAAAGCAGCCCGGGGGTGTTCGACCAGGCAGTGGTCGAGCGGCGCATCGAGGACCTGCCGCCGGGCGAGGTGCTGATCCGCGTGCGCTGGTCCTCGCTCAACTACAAGGACGCGCTGTCGGCCAGCGGCAACCGCGCGGTGACCCGCGAGTATCCGCACACCCCCGGCATCGACGCCGCCGGCGAGGTGGTCGAATGCTCCACCGGCGAATTCCAGCCGGGCGAAGAGGTGTTGGTCACCGGTTACGACCTGGGCGCCAACCACGCCGGGGGGCTCGCCCAGTACGTGCGCGTGCCGGCCGCCTGGGTGCTGCGCCGTCCCGAAGGGCTGTCCCTGCGCGAGGCCATGCTGCTCGGTACCGCCGGGCTGACCGCCGGACTGTGCATCGACAAGCTGCAGCGCATGGGCCTGGATGCCGCGGCCGGCCCGGTGCTGGTCACCGGCGCCTGCGGCGGAGTGGGCAGCGTCGCGGTGCTGCTGCTGACCCGGCTGGGCTATACCGTGGCGGCGTCCACCGGCAAGCTGGAGCAGGCCGAGTTCCTGCACCGCCTGGGCGCCCAGCAGATCATCGACCGCACCCTGCTGCGCGACGGCACCGACAAGCCGCTGCTGAAGATGCGCTGGGCCGGCGCGGTGGACACCGTGGGCGGCGACATCCTGTTCAACGTGGTCAAGTCGCTGCAGTACGGCGCCAGCGTGACCTGCTGCGGGCTGACCGCCAGTGCGGCGATGAGCCGCGCCTCGGTGCTGCCGTTCATCCTGCGCGGGGTCAACCTGCTCGGCGTCGACTCGGTGGAGCTGCCGCTGGCCACCAAGGCGGCCATGTGGGAAAAGCTGGCCGGCCCCTGGAGACTCGACAATCTCGAGCTGGTCTGCCACGAGATCGGCCTGGAGGAACTGCCCGACGCGGTCTACCGGATCCTCGCCGGGCGCATGGTGGGGCGCACGCTGGTGCGCATCGACTGA
- a CDS encoding Na+/H+ antiporter family protein has protein sequence MNAVLIAVGLMLVLSLCRVHVVVALILGALAGGLVGGLGIEGTLAAFNKGLGGGATVALSYALLGAFAVAIARSGMAHALADRALHLVGRQEANGGGTVKWLVLGLLLVVAVSSQNILPIHIAFIPLLVPPLLYVLSRLQLDRRLIACVLTFGLITPYMFLPVGFGSIFLNDILLANVARSGVEVAGVSVTEAMAIPALGMVFGLLVAVFVSYRKPRQYDLALIEQAEQVERRYSPLTLGVAGVAVAVAFAIQLWLDSMIIGALAGFVVFSASGVVRWKEADGLFTEGMKMMAMIGFIMIAAAGFAEVMRETGHVKSLVDASAGAIGNSKALGALLMLLVGLLVTMGIGSSFSTVPIIAAIFVPLGVELGFSPLAIVSLVGTAGALGDAGSPASDSTLGPTAGLNVDGQHNHIWDSVVPTFLHYNLPLLAFGWVAAMVL, from the coding sequence ATGAATGCGGTACTCATCGCCGTCGGCCTGATGCTGGTGCTCAGCCTGTGCCGGGTGCATGTGGTGGTCGCCCTGATCCTCGGCGCCCTGGCGGGTGGCCTGGTCGGCGGCCTGGGCATCGAGGGCACCCTGGCGGCCTTCAACAAGGGCCTCGGTGGCGGCGCCACCGTGGCGCTGTCCTACGCACTGCTCGGCGCCTTCGCGGTGGCCATCGCCCGTTCCGGCATGGCCCACGCGCTGGCCGACAGGGCGCTGCATCTGGTCGGGCGTCAGGAGGCCAACGGCGGCGGCACGGTGAAGTGGCTGGTGCTCGGCCTGCTGCTGGTGGTGGCGGTGTCCTCGCAGAACATCCTGCCGATCCACATCGCCTTCATCCCGCTGCTGGTGCCGCCGCTGCTCTACGTGCTGAGCCGCCTGCAGCTGGATCGCCGGCTGATCGCCTGCGTGCTGACCTTCGGCCTGATCACACCGTACATGTTCCTGCCGGTGGGCTTCGGCAGCATCTTCCTCAACGACATCCTGCTGGCCAACGTGGCCAGGAGCGGCGTCGAGGTGGCCGGCGTGAGTGTCACCGAGGCGATGGCGATCCCGGCGCTGGGCATGGTCTTCGGTCTGCTGGTGGCGGTGTTCGTCAGCTACCGCAAGCCGCGCCAGTACGACCTGGCGCTGATCGAGCAGGCCGAGCAGGTCGAGCGCCGCTACAGTCCGCTGACCCTCGGCGTGGCCGGGGTGGCGGTGGCGGTGGCCTTCGCCATCCAGCTGTGGCTGGACTCGATGATCATCGGCGCGCTGGCCGGCTTCGTGGTGTTCTCCGCCTCCGGCGTGGTGCGTTGGAAGGAGGCCGACGGCCTGTTCACCGAGGGCATGAAGATGATGGCGATGATCGGCTTCATCATGATCGCCGCCGCCGGCTTCGCCGAGGTGATGCGCGAGACCGGCCACGTCAAGTCGCTGGTCGACGCCTCCGCCGGGGCGATCGGCAACAGCAAGGCGCTCGGTGCGCTGCTGATGCTGCTGGTCGGCCTGCTGGTAACCATGGGCATCGGCTCGTCGTTCTCCACCGTGCCGATCATCGCGGCGATCTTCGTGCCGCTGGGCGTCGAGCTGGGCTTCAGCCCGCTGGCCATCGTCAGTCTGGTGGGCACCGCCGGCGCCCTGGGCGATGCCGGCTCGCCGGCCTCCGACTCGACCCTCGGCCCGACCGCCGGCCTCAACGTCGATGGCCAGCACAACCACATTTGGGACAGCGTGGTGCCGACCTTCCTGCACTACAACCTGCCGCTGCTGGCTTTCGGCTGGGTGGCGGCGATGGTGCTGTAA
- a CDS encoding DUF934 domain-containing protein, with the protein MQRIIKNGEVIDERWHLLPVDATLDGISNSDDLIVPLGLWLESSHALKVRDGGLGVWLQSHEQIEDIVDDLKHFQVIALDFPAFTDGRHFSSARLLRERYGYKGEIRAIGDVLRDQLFFMHRCGFDAFAVRPDRDPYDALKGLSDFSVTYQTGVDQPLPLFRRR; encoded by the coding sequence ATGCAAAGAATCATTAAGAACGGCGAGGTCATCGACGAGCGCTGGCACCTGCTGCCGGTCGACGCCACCCTCGACGGCATCTCCAACAGCGACGACCTGATCGTGCCGCTGGGCCTGTGGCTGGAATCCAGCCACGCCCTCAAGGTGCGCGACGGCGGCCTGGGCGTGTGGCTGCAGAGCCACGAACAGATCGAGGACATCGTCGACGACCTGAAGCACTTCCAGGTCATCGCCCTCGACTTCCCGGCGTTCACCGACGGCCGCCACTTCTCCAGCGCCCGCCTGCTGCGCGAGCGCTACGGCTACAAGGGCGAGATCCGCGCCATCGGCGACGTGCTGCGCGACCAGCTGTTCTTCATGCACCGCTGCGGCTTCGACGCCTTCGCCGTGCGCCCGGACCGCGACCCGTACGACGCGCTCAAGGGCCTGTCGGACTTCTCGGTGACCTACCAGACCGGGGTCGACCAGCCGCTGCCGCTGTTCCGCCGCCGCTGA